The Triticum urartu cultivar G1812 unplaced genomic scaffold, Tu2.1 TuUngrouped_contig_5769, whole genome shotgun sequence nucleotide sequence GGGGCGGTGGGGTTTGCCGGGCTGCCGTTGCTGAAACTGACATGCGCGCGCGCTCGTGCAGGGCGGCGAGGTGCCGATGACCGAGATGCTGGGCACGTTCGCGCTCTCCGTCGGCGCAGCGGTAAGCCAGCGGCACCTTGATAGAACTCTTGCTCGCCGGCGGCGAAGAACTCCAGGCTAAAATTCGGGCGTGATGCAGGTCGGGATGGAGTTCTGGGCGCAGTGGGCGCACAAGGCGCTGTGGCACGCGTCCCTGTGGCACATGCACGAGTCGCACCACCGGCCGCGCGACGGGCCCTTCGAGCTCAACGACGTCTTCGCCATCATCAACGCCGGGCCGGCCATCGCCCTCCTCGCCTACGGCTTCTTCCACCGCGGCCTCGTGCCCGGCCTCTGCTTCGGCGCGGTAAGCCATCCACTCCACTCGCAAACCCCTGCTCAGCCCAAACCACAGTGTCTCATCTGCCAGAACCATCCGATTAGGATCTGACTCGCCACGTGTCTGCTTCCTACAGGGCCTTGGGATTACGCTTTTCGGCATGGCATACATGTTCGTGCACGACGGCCTGGTCCACCGCCGGTTCCCCGTCGGCCCCATCGCGGACGTGCCCTACTTCCGGCGAGTGGCTGCCGCTCACAAGGTACGTACGGCGAGGCTAACGACCTCTTGCTCGTGGGTGCAGTAGCCAGTACGTGCCAACTTGGTGATTTTTCCTGAAAATTTTTGTGCTGATTATGTGGTGGTGGCTGCGTGGCAGATACACCACATGGACAAGTTCGAGGGGGTACCGTATGGGCTTTTCCTGGGACCCAAGGTGAGTGCGAGGCGCATGGCGCCTATCGTTTTGTCCTCTCGCGTGCTGTGCTGTGACCACTGACCCAAGTGACACAGTACGGGACAAGCACCCTGATCTTCCTTGTAAACCGTCCGTCTCAACGCGCCTCTGGTTGTGGTGAGTGCAGGAGCTGGAGGACGTTGGTGGCCTCGACGAGCTGGAGCAGGAGCTCGCCAGGATCAACCGGACTCGGAGCATCTGAAGGACTCTGGACATGGCGGCATACGCAGCTAGAAGAGCCTTGTGATCTCATCTAGCAGATGAACTACATTTCAAGATTTTTTGTTACTTTTTGGTGGTTGCTATTGATTTAATTGATGGTTCTGGAGAACGGGAGTCCAGAACCGGAAGGAAGCTAATGATCAGGCAGTGGTGGTGGTGTACTCCCCGTTACCCGGCTGCAGGGTGCGTGGTCGCGTGGATGTGTGCAAACAGTTCTAGGAAGAAGCACAGATGGTTCATGAGGCTGTGACATGATTTTATTCTTTTTCCTGCCTTCGAGGTCTCACCACGTCCATATTTTTGTTTTGTGGAGACCCAACTCCATGTCTTGCTCTTATATATGACTAGAAACTACGCTTCTGTGTATAACAAGTAGAGAAGGTTGTGAACCACTTCAATGAAAGTAAAAGTTGGCGGTTGGCAAGAACGCTGGAGATTCAGTACTTTTCCATGTTTCCTCCTTTCTCCACCAGACAGAATGTCACACTATCTTTCTTTTTTGTGAGATAGAATGTCACACTATTGTTGTTGCTACTCATAGCATCTCTTCCAACTCTAGCCACTCCTGATTTCCTAAACACTGAGATGTACAAACATCACTGTTGATTTTGAAGAGaagaacaaaataataataataatcaaaACTAACATTGGCCAGCCCATTCGCCATTGCAATCAAAATTAATAATCACCGCCCTTCCCCTCCCAAAGAAAAAAACGCGTCAACGGTGGAGGTCCATACCCCTTCATAATTAAGGAATAATTAAGTCAAGTCTATGTATATACCTGATAAAAATGGCAGGACTGTTTCTGCCCGTCCGTCGTGTGTTTTGTAGAAAACTTCCTGCCTTCTTTGATAATTAGCCCGCAGTCTATCTTTAAGTGACAGAAATTAAAAAGAAACTCCTTAATATTTGGGTTGATTAACCTACAATCCATCTAGAAAAAAAATGCTTTTTAACATATAATTTTTTAAACCCTAACTCTAGTTctaacatgttatatatgaaatttgatttaAAAATATGTAGAATCTGAATATGATGTTATTTTACCTGTTAACCGCTTAAAAAAATGCAATTTAAGGTGCAATATTAATTAATTGCGCATGATTCTTCGTTTTCGTACCCGTGCTGATCCGGATTGCAATTAGCACCTCAACAAAACCAGGTTGAAGACGAAAGGACCATCGATAACCATGCATGCACGCCTCGGCAAAATCACACAAGGGAAAAGAAAGCAGATTTTCGTCTTATGCTGAGAGAGAGACGCCTTAGGATTGACCAGATTCAAACACGTTGTATTTATGTGAGCACTGAGAACACCGTCAACGAGGGTGGAAAGGAGGATATGCGTCAACACATATGGGATCCCATGTTGAAATAAAGGACATTGACCTATTGGGCTCTTGAGTCATGGTTATTGGGTTAGAGACGCGTGGTATTTTTTCTTCCATTGCAACGCATGGGCTTTTTTGCTACTacctactaataaaagaaagattgTTTCTTCCTAGCCGTTGTGCATTTTGCAAAAACCCTCATGATGTTTTTGATAATCAACACACGGTCTAGTTTTAAGTCAAATGAGGAAAATATTTCACTTTTGCAAAGAACCCCATGTTGTATTTTGTAACCAACCTGTAGTCCAGTTTTAAGTGAAAGCAGGTAAATGTTTCACTTTTTATAGGGAACACCTTGATATTTGGGTTAATCAACCTACAATCCATATCAAATGATGTTTTAAAATATCCATATCTTTTAGACGCTAACTCTAGATTTAACTTGTCATATATGGAATTTGATTAGAGAAATATGCAGAATATGA carries:
- the LOC125529683 gene encoding beta-carotene 3-hydroxylase, chloroplastic-like (The sequence of the model RefSeq protein was modified relative to this genomic sequence to represent the inferred CDS: added 387 bases not found in genome assembly), producing MAAGLSGSTMASFAVKNPLLAAAARFRTLPSRAGRPLPFSPFTRTARRRGQETVTCFVPQEGQAPGPAPEPVPSLEEEAASAAARRVAERKARKQSERRTYLVAAVMSSLGVTSMAIASVYYRFAWQMEGGEVPMTEMLGTFALSVGAAVGMEFWAQWAHKALWHASLWHMHESHHRPRDGPFELNDVFAIINAGPAIALLAYGFFHRGLVPGLCFGAGLGITLFGMAYMFVHDGLVHRRFPVGPIADVPYFRRVAAAHKIHHMDKFEGVPYGLFLGPKELEDVGGLDELEQELARINRTRSI